The Pseudarthrobacter sp. NS4 genome includes a window with the following:
- a CDS encoding DEAD/DEAH box helicase, which produces MPSQPDESAALAIQTPAINDRSLAAGLAYAMGSRVSGISFDAGTGLMLGKVRGGADVPYSTTAKLVRKAGGWSCTVGVCSCPVRKDCKHVAALLFAAEDNPAIRVQLLSPATATATQLSREPSGAALSDWEQALSPLISQPGSAPGNGVPLALQFEIEEPAPHFSYTGRRDPLRSVRQLKARPVIMGTKGKWIRGDVSWNTLSYLNFRRECNEAHVEWMQEFLAAHSASASRMHNSSGLWLGLNSYSGKNLWSLLSDARKIGLALVHSRGTEPVRLAEAPAAVGLNLGRYGTPAGGEGAAADAAGNTAGDAPRQGQASDGGLELSPTITVEGVEVDPAAVGTIGRPAHGLFFTSASAPAQGSALPDGGDAPADAVITLAPLESGLSEELLAFVTAGSTLHIPAKDESRFLTGFYPKLKQAARVTARDESVELPALAVPTLSLLANYGADHRVRLHWEWHYKTGNLVTAQPLWRHPGDHGYRDDTAEARILERIGQPWDVVPALGESATGGWGTPRLAASAELKGLDTLAFTEEVLPLLRETPDVDVETAGDIAEYREAEEAPVVSISTKATEQRDWFDLGIQISLEGQPVSFAAVFSALAAGQTKMLLPSGAYFSLDLPELHQLRALIEEARSLQDNKDAPLQISRFQAGLWDELAQLGIVDDQAAAWRSAVGGLLEGGMDGLPLPSSLNAELRPYQLEGFNWLTFLYRHSLGGVLADDMGLGKTVQALALMCAAKEQALAAAGSSSTSDAGAGAVGASLTVGVPAVTRPDAVAPFLVVAPTSVVGNWAAEAARFAPGLKVQAIGETFAKNGQDAAKALAGADIVITSYALFRIDYDAYASLEWSGLVLDEAQFVKNHQSKAYQCARKLPAAFKLAITGTPLENNLMEFWALTSIVAPGLFSSPKRFAEYYQKPVEKNGDKGQLDKLRRRVRPLMMRRTKDQVIKDLPPKQEQILEVVLNPRHQKVYQTHLQRERQKILGLIEDVNKNRFTIFQSLTLLRQLSLDASLVDPSLSGVRSSKLDVLFEQLEDLVAEGHRALIFSQFTGFLGKVRERLDEENIEYCYLDGSTRNRADVVSEFKNGSAPVFLISLKAGGFGLNLTEADYVFLLDPWWNPASEAQAVDRTHRIGQARNVMVYRLVAKDTIEEKVMALKARKSQLFADVMEGDALAGGAITAEDLAGLFKE; this is translated from the coding sequence ATGCCATCCCAACCGGACGAGAGTGCGGCACTGGCAATACAGACACCCGCCATCAACGACCGCTCCCTGGCCGCCGGACTGGCCTACGCCATGGGCAGCCGCGTCTCGGGGATCTCGTTCGACGCCGGCACCGGGCTCATGCTGGGCAAGGTCCGGGGAGGTGCCGACGTTCCTTACTCCACCACGGCCAAGCTGGTCCGCAAGGCCGGTGGCTGGAGCTGCACGGTGGGCGTGTGCAGCTGCCCGGTCCGGAAAGACTGCAAGCACGTGGCGGCGCTGCTTTTCGCTGCCGAGGACAATCCGGCCATCCGCGTCCAGCTGCTCTCGCCCGCCACCGCCACCGCCACCCAGCTTTCCCGTGAACCGTCCGGCGCGGCCCTGTCCGATTGGGAACAGGCCCTCAGTCCGCTGATCTCCCAGCCCGGAAGCGCCCCCGGCAACGGCGTCCCGTTGGCGCTCCAGTTCGAAATTGAAGAACCGGCCCCCCACTTTTCCTATACGGGCCGCCGGGACCCGCTGCGCAGCGTCCGTCAGCTCAAGGCCCGTCCTGTCATCATGGGCACCAAGGGAAAATGGATCCGGGGCGACGTCTCCTGGAACACCCTCAGCTACCTCAACTTCCGCCGCGAGTGCAACGAGGCGCATGTGGAGTGGATGCAGGAGTTCCTCGCTGCCCACTCCGCCTCGGCCAGCCGGATGCACAATTCCTCCGGGCTGTGGCTCGGCCTGAATTCCTACTCGGGTAAGAACCTGTGGAGCCTGCTGTCCGACGCCCGAAAGATCGGGCTCGCACTGGTCCACTCACGCGGCACTGAGCCGGTCCGGCTCGCGGAGGCCCCCGCCGCCGTCGGGCTTAACTTGGGGAGGTACGGCACGCCTGCCGGCGGGGAGGGTGCCGCAGCTGACGCTGCCGGGAACACGGCCGGCGATGCACCACGGCAGGGTCAGGCGTCCGACGGCGGCCTGGAGCTTTCGCCCACTATCACCGTTGAAGGGGTTGAGGTTGATCCGGCTGCGGTGGGGACGATCGGCCGCCCTGCACACGGCCTGTTTTTCACCTCCGCCAGCGCCCCGGCCCAGGGCAGCGCGCTGCCGGATGGCGGGGACGCGCCTGCCGACGCCGTGATCACCCTGGCGCCGCTGGAGAGCGGCCTAAGCGAGGAGCTGCTGGCGTTCGTCACCGCAGGCAGCACACTTCATATACCCGCCAAGGATGAGTCACGCTTCCTCACCGGCTTTTATCCAAAGCTCAAGCAGGCTGCCCGGGTGACCGCGCGGGACGAGTCCGTGGAGCTTCCGGCGCTCGCGGTTCCCACCCTCTCGCTGCTGGCGAACTACGGCGCGGACCACCGGGTGCGGCTCCATTGGGAGTGGCACTACAAGACAGGGAACCTGGTCACCGCCCAGCCGCTGTGGCGCCACCCCGGCGACCACGGCTACCGCGACGACACCGCAGAAGCCCGCATCCTGGAACGCATCGGACAACCGTGGGACGTGGTTCCCGCCCTGGGCGAATCCGCAACCGGCGGCTGGGGCACTCCCCGGCTGGCGGCGTCGGCCGAGCTCAAGGGCCTGGACACGCTGGCCTTCACCGAGGAAGTCCTCCCCCTGCTGCGCGAAACGCCGGACGTGGACGTGGAGACGGCGGGCGACATCGCCGAGTACCGAGAGGCCGAGGAAGCCCCGGTTGTCTCCATCTCCACCAAGGCGACCGAGCAGCGCGACTGGTTCGACCTGGGCATCCAGATTTCCCTCGAGGGCCAGCCGGTCTCCTTCGCGGCCGTGTTCTCGGCCCTGGCAGCAGGCCAGACCAAGATGCTGCTGCCAAGCGGCGCCTATTTCTCCCTGGACCTGCCGGAACTGCACCAGCTGCGGGCCCTGATCGAGGAAGCCCGGTCCCTGCAGGACAACAAGGATGCGCCGCTGCAGATCAGCCGTTTCCAGGCCGGGCTGTGGGATGAGCTGGCGCAGCTGGGCATTGTGGACGATCAGGCGGCGGCCTGGCGTTCGGCCGTGGGCGGGCTCCTGGAGGGCGGCATGGACGGGCTGCCGCTGCCGTCGTCCCTGAACGCTGAGCTGCGGCCTTATCAGCTGGAAGGCTTCAACTGGCTCACCTTCCTGTACCGGCACAGCCTGGGCGGCGTCCTCGCTGACGACATGGGCCTCGGCAAGACGGTGCAGGCCCTCGCACTGATGTGCGCAGCGAAGGAGCAGGCGCTGGCCGCTGCTGGAAGCAGCAGCACGTCCGACGCCGGCGCTGGTGCCGTTGGGGCTTCCCTCACCGTTGGCGTCCCTGCCGTTACCCGGCCCGACGCCGTCGCACCCTTCCTGGTGGTTGCCCCCACGAGCGTGGTGGGAAACTGGGCGGCAGAAGCCGCGCGCTTCGCGCCCGGTTTGAAGGTGCAGGCAATCGGTGAGACCTTCGCCAAGAATGGGCAGGACGCAGCCAAGGCGCTGGCCGGGGCCGACATCGTGATCACCTCCTACGCCCTGTTCCGCATCGATTACGACGCCTATGCCTCCCTCGAGTGGTCCGGGCTGGTGCTGGACGAGGCTCAGTTCGTGAAGAACCACCAGTCCAAGGCGTACCAGTGCGCGCGCAAGCTGCCCGCGGCCTTCAAGCTGGCCATCACGGGCACGCCGCTGGAGAACAACCTGATGGAGTTCTGGGCGCTGACGTCCATTGTGGCGCCGGGGCTGTTCTCCAGCCCCAAGCGCTTTGCCGAGTATTACCAGAAGCCCGTGGAGAAAAACGGCGACAAGGGGCAGCTGGACAAGCTCCGGCGTCGGGTCCGTCCGTTGATGATGCGCCGCACCAAGGACCAGGTGATCAAGGACCTGCCGCCCAAGCAGGAACAGATTCTGGAAGTGGTGCTGAACCCGCGCCACCAGAAGGTTTACCAGACGCATCTGCAGCGCGAGCGGCAAAAGATCCTGGGGCTGATCGAGGACGTGAACAAGAACCGGTTCACCATCTTCCAGTCCCTGACCTTGCTGCGGCAGCTCAGCCTGGACGCGTCGCTGGTTGACCCGTCGCTTTCGGGGGTCCGGTCGAGCAAGCTGGATGTGCTGTTCGAGCAGCTTGAGGACCTGGTGGCGGAGGGGCACCGGGCACTGATCTTCAGCCAGTTCACCGGCTTCCTGGGAAAGGTGCGGGAGAGGCTTGACGAGGAGAACATTGAGTACTGCTACCTCGACGGCAGCACCCGCAACCGCGCCGACGTTGTCAGCGAGTTCAAGAACGGCAGCGCTCCGGTATTCCTGATCTCGCTGAAGGCCGGCGGCTTTGGCCTGAACCTCACCGAGGCCGACTACGTCTTCCTGCTGGATCCCTGGTGGAACCCGGCATCCGAAGCGCAGGCTGTGGACCGGACCCACCGGATCGGGCAGGCCAGGAACGTGATGGTTTACCGGCTGGTCGCCAAGGACACCATTGAGGAAAAGGTCATGGCGCTGAAGGCCCGGAAGTCGCAGCTGTTCGCCGA